In the Mytilus trossulus isolate FHL-02 chromosome 1, PNRI_Mtr1.1.1.hap1, whole genome shotgun sequence genome, one interval contains:
- the LOC134690506 gene encoding protein wech-like, whose translation MSNSLRPQSARRAQVQKKCDLCETGTNIQYRCVQCQKFMCEKCNTIHLIEQTSVKHEIINIRSNTDLPDIPTFVVTNNIPCDRHKKKEYRKYCYECIELVCEECIDKTHREHLLGEINEGCVYDILTTKARLSKDLWFCENESNQLKKSIQMCASLYNNVRKKIQLREKEMKDAIEKYANQLCAEIMTEKYQFEK comes from the coding sequence ATGTCAAATTCACTACGTCCACAATCGGCCAGAAGAGCTCAAGTACAGAAGAAATGTGACCTTTGTGAGACTGGCACTAACATTCAGTATAGATGTGTGCAGTGTCAAAAATTCATGTGTGAAAAGTGCAATACAATTCATCTAATTGAACAAACATCTGTCAAACATGAGATTATAAATATACGGTCTAATACGGATCTTCCAGATATCCCAACTTTTGTGGTAACAAACAACATTCCTTGTGACAGACATAAGAAGAAGGAATATAGAAAGTACTGCTATGAATGTATTGAACTAGTCTGTGAAGAGTGTATAGATAAGACTCACAGAGAGCATCTATTAGGGGAAATAAATGAAGGCTGCGTTTATGATATATTGACCACTAAAGCAAGACTTTCCAAGGATTTGTGGTTCTGTGAAAATGAgtcaaatcaattaaaaaaatcaattcaaatgtgTGCCTCGTTATATAACAATGTGAGAAAGAAAATACAGTTGAGAGAAAAAGAGATGAAGGatgcaattgaaaaatatgCAAACCAATTATGTGCTGAAATCATGACTGAAAAGTACCAGTTcgagaaataa
- the LOC134690407 gene encoding uncharacterized protein LOC134690407, whose translation MHILSSHTKKDYDIERFWKLESLGIQENDKLNTEKQNIKEFSSTSITYEDGKYVAKLPWIEECYELPTKEMIARARTHRVVNRLNQEPNLFKIYGYIIKEKKKRGFIEKVEETEDEPQRIHYIPHHPVKKNLPTRDKFK comes from the coding sequence ATGCACATATTATCTAGTCACACAAAAAAGGACTATGATATTGAGAGATTTTGGAAATTGGAGTCCCTTGGTATACAAGAAAACGACAAACTTAACACAGAAAAACAGAACATCAAAGAATTTTCATCAACATCGATAACATATGAGGATGGAAAGTACGTTGCAAAACTTCCATGGATTGAAGAATGTTATGAATTaccgacaaaagagatgattgcAAGAGCAAGGACCCATAGAGTCGTTAACCGTTTAAACCAGGAACcaaacttatttaaaatatatggaTACATAATTAAAGAGAAGAAAAAACGTGGTTTCATCGAAAAGGTAGAAGAGACGGAGGACGAGCCACAGCGCATACACTATATACCTCATCATCccgttaaaaaaaatctacccaCTAGagataaatttaaatga